GCTGATGCATTCGCGCAAAGATTGGCAAGAGCATTTCCCGACATACCGATCGACCGCTTCGATGAACGGTTTACTTCCCGGATGGCACAACAGGCAATTATTCAAAGTGGTGTACGCAAGAAGGGCCGACAGGATAAGGGGTTGGTCGACCGGGTAAGTGCTGTCATCTTGTTGCAGTCGTGGATGGAAGCCCGTAATTTCAAGGCCTGAGACATGATACTACCCATTTACGCTTACGGCGATCCTGTATTGAAGAAGAAGGCGAGCCCCATCGAAAAAGACCATCCGGGCCTGAAAGAGTTGATCGCCAATATGTACGAAACGATGTACGCATCCCATGGCGTCGGTTTGGCTGCGCCTCAGATCGGCCTTTCCCTGCGCCTGTTTGTAACCGATGGGTCACCGTTTGAGGAGGATGAGGTAAAGGATTTTAAGCAGGTTTTCATCAATCCGCAGATCGTTGAGGAGGCGGGTGATCCCTGGAAATTCAATGAGGGTTGCCTGAGTATTCCACACGTTCGGGAGGATGTCAGCCGAAAGGAGACCGTGTTGATCGAATATTACGACGAAGACTGGAATTTTCGGAGGGAACTCTTCTCCGGCCTTGCCGCCCGGATCATCCAACACGAATACGACCACATTGAAGGGGTGCTGTTTACCGACCGGATTTCACCGCTTCGACGCAGGTTGCTGAATAAGCGCCTAAGCGACATCAGTAGTGGTAACGTCAAAGTCGATTACAAGATGCGTTTCCCTTCCCAACGATAATTGAAAAAATGCGCGGGTATTCTCTCTTGATTTCTTTCTGCTTCCTGCTGCTGCAGGCTTGTACGTCACCCCAGCAAAAGTTACGGGACGCAATTGCGGCAGGTGAGCAAAGACTGATCAACGATTCGACACGTTTGCCGGATCTGGCCATGGCCGAAAAGGTGTCGCATCTGTATGTTCAATACGCGAACGAGTATAAGGACGATACCCTTTCGGCGGAATACCTCTTCCGGGCTGGAGATCTTGCAAACGGTATGCGTCACTTCGATGATGCGGTGACCTACTATCGGCGACTTCGCACCGAATATCCGCAGCACCGGAAGGTCGCTGCCGCCTTGTTCATGGAGGCGTTCAATTTACAGACGGGCTTGAACCGTAATGAAGAAGCGCGGACCTGCTACCTGGAATTCCTGGCGAAGTATCCGTCGCATCCGATGGCCGAAGCAGCCCGCTTGTCAGTAGATCAGATCAATTCCGGCTTGTCGGATGAGGAGCTCGTGCGCATGTTCGAGGCGAAAAACGACTCGCTGGCTGCAGGGAAATAAGTTCAGGTCTCGGCTCCGAAATCTTCCAGCATCGCTTTTTCGAGTTCCTCCAGGCTCACGTTGATGCGGATCTGACCTTCTTTGGCTATCGAGATTTCCCCGGTTTCTTCAGAGACGACCAGCGCGAGTGCATCGCTATGCTCCGAGATGCCGATCGCCGCGCGATGACGCATTCCCAGATGAGCAGGTAGTTCTACGTTTTCCGTGACCGGTAATACGCATCGAGCGGCTTTGATCTTGTTGTTGACCACGATAATGGCGCCGTCGTGCAGGGGGGAATTTTTGAAAAACACGCTCTCAATCAGGCGTTGGGATATCTCCGCGTCGATGAGGTCGCCGGTGTTCGCATAGTACTTGAGTTCGGAGGACTTCGCCAACACGATGATGGCGCCGGTCCTGTCTTTCGACATCTGCCTGCAGGCCTTGACGATCGCGGAAATGTCGAGGGGCGTCCGTTGGGTTTGCCAGTTCCAGGGCAGCAGTTGCCGGGTAAAAGGCGACTTGGCGAGGATGTTATTCGTGCCGAGGACGACGAGGAAGCGGCGTATCTCCTGTTGGAAGACGATGATCAGCGCGATGAATCCGAGGCTGATGAATTGTCCCAGGATCGTTCCCAACAGTTCCATGTTGAGCACCTTCACACAGATCCAGTACAAGGCATATACCGTCAGCAATCCGATGAAGATGTTGATGGCGACACCGCCGCGCAGCAGATGGTAGAGTTTGTACAGTAAAAAAGTCACGATCCCGATATCGATCAGGTCGATCAGGCGGACGGTCAGAAAGCCGATCTTGAAAAGGTCCATGGCGCTGAACGAATTTCGGAATTATTACGGAATCGGAATTCGACTACCGGAAGTGTTATGAACCGTTCGGTTCAGGCGCCAGCCGGTGAACAGTAGCGCTCGAATAGACGGATCGCTTCAACAGCTTCCCGGACATCGTGCACCCGCAGGATCTTCGCGCCTCCGGTCAATGCCAGCGTATTCAGAACAGTCGTGCCGTTCAGCGCCTGCTCCGCAGTGGTGCCCAGGACCTTGTTTACCATACTTTTTCGGGATAGCCCCACCAGTAAAGGCGCGTCCAGCACGCGAAACGCGTCCAGATTCCGAAGCAAGGTGTAATTATGCGAGAGGTCTTTGCCGAAACCGAAACCCGGGTCAACGATCACATCCGGAACTCCCGATTGCCGGAGCCGGTCGATGCCTTCTGCAAGGTGGCGGATGACTTCTGCTGTAACATCCCGGTATTCGGGTGATCGTTGCATCGACTTCGGTGTGCCTTGCATGTGCATGAGCACATAGGGAACCTTAAGACGACCGATGGTGGAGAACATGGCCGCGTCCAGTTGGCCT
This genomic stretch from Bacteroidota bacterium harbors:
- a CDS encoding peptide deformylase, translating into MILPIYAYGDPVLKKKASPIEKDHPGLKELIANMYETMYASHGVGLAAPQIGLSLRLFVTDGSPFEEDEVKDFKQVFINPQIVEEAGDPWKFNEGCLSIPHVREDVSRKETVLIEYYDEDWNFRRELFSGLAARIIQHEYDHIEGVLFTDRISPLRRRLLNKRLSDISSGNVKVDYKMRFPSQR
- the ruvX gene encoding Holliday junction resolvase RuvX; amino-acid sequence: MGRIIGIDYGTRRVGLAVTDPLQLIATDLATVAEQEAINWLKDYLKRETVDRFVVGEPRQTDGSPSETGPAADAFAQRLARAFPDIPIDRFDERFTSRMAQQAIIQSGVRKKGRQDKGLVDRVSAVILLQSWMEARNFKA
- a CDS encoding TIGR00159 family protein: MDLFKIGFLTVRLIDLIDIGIVTFLLYKLYHLLRGGVAINIFIGLLTVYALYWICVKVLNMELLGTILGQFISLGFIALIIVFQQEIRRFLVVLGTNNILAKSPFTRQLLPWNWQTQRTPLDISAIVKACRQMSKDRTGAIIVLAKSSELKYYANTGDLIDAEISQRLIESVFFKNSPLHDGAIIVVNNKIKAARCVLPVTENVELPAHLGMRHRAAIGISEHSDALALVVSEETGEISIAKEGQIRINVSLEELEKAMLEDFGAET
- the folP gene encoding dihydropteroate synthase — translated: MKYRLNVSGRLLELSTPVVMGIVNLTPDSFHLASRVSEQEAILDLVGRHLREGAAILDLGAQSTRPGADLLDAETEWSRLSPALELIRGNFPEAILSIDTFYASVAERAVAKGADIINDVSGGQLDAAMFSTIGRLKVPYVLMHMQGTPKSMQRSPEYRDVTAEVIRHLAEGIDRLRQSGVPDVIVDPGFGFGKDLSHNYTLLRNLDAFRVLDAPLLVGLSRKSMVNKVLGTTAEQALNGTTVLNTLALTGGAKILRVHDVREAVEAIRLFERYCSPAGA
- a CDS encoding tetratricopeptide repeat protein; this translates as MRGYSLLISFCFLLLQACTSPQQKLRDAIAAGEQRLINDSTRLPDLAMAEKVSHLYVQYANEYKDDTLSAEYLFRAGDLANGMRHFDDAVTYYRRLRTEYPQHRKVAAALFMEAFNLQTGLNRNEEARTCYLEFLAKYPSHPMAEAARLSVDQINSGLSDEELVRMFEAKNDSLAAGK